Below is a window of Sus scrofa isolate TJ Tabasco breed Duroc chromosome 3, Sscrofa11.1, whole genome shotgun sequence DNA.
gcaacaatgccagatctttaaccactaggccaccaggaagctctcATTGCGATGTAGGGGGTGGTTTCCTTCTGCCACCCCTATTGGCAGACCCGTCTGGGTGTCTCATTTAACTCAAGCCTGACTCTCTGCCTGGAGACAGCATCCGATCCCGCAGGTTAGGGGCTTAGCCCCACAAggctgctcccctcccccgcccccacttcaGGCACCAATTTCCAGTCTacgttgtcacctgtgcttccgCCCAACGGGCTACATATCAGAGATTCCCACAACCCCCTCTTTGGGGTCCGTTAATTTGCTAGAGCGGCTCATGGAAATCGGGAggcattttacttactagattataGGTTAATTATAAAAGGGGGGACCTGGGGAGCAGCCGGAGGGCAGAGATGCAAGGGGCAGCGCACGTGGGAAGGCACAGGGAGCTTCCCGCACCGACGGCGCCACCGTCCCGCACCAGCCCGGCGGCTCCCCAAACCCCACTGGTTGGCTTCACTACGCGGGCAAAATTGACTAAACCCTCGGCCTCGGGCGCGggacctccagcccctctccgcTCCCTGGAAGCCCCAGCCCTCTGATCACGTGGCCGTTTCCCCCGGCAACCGGCCCCCGCCGGCCAGCGGGTTCCCCAGGAGCCGCCTCatcaacataacaaaagacacgctttggaaattccaaggctttCCGGAGCGCTGTGCCGGGACGCTGAGGCGGGTGAAACGTGCCTTTCTTACAACTCCCACGGGCCGGGTGGGGAGAAGGGGTTTACCTGGCCTCTGAGGCTTCGCGGCCTCACCAAAGCCTGGAGAGGCGGTGAGAGCGGGTGAGGGACCCATGCCCCACCCCTGGGCGTCTCCTCCGGCCTCCGCCCGCCCCCCACACGGCCCCCCCCTGGTCCGGAGCCAGTGGGAACCTCAGGGCCTgcgggggtgggagagagaggctCCCGGCGGgtcgccccctcccctctcccctcccagcctctaGCTCTCCCGCCCTGCGTACCAGCTCCCCTGGGTACCAGCTTCCGAGCCCCTCTGAGCTGGGGGGCctgtgaggagggaggggggcccTGGCTTAGGTGGGGGAAGGATTTGCAGTCCCCCCACACAGCCAAGTCAGAACCCACGGCTCCTGGagccgcccccagcccctcttAATCCTTCACCCTGCCTGCCCCTCGAAGGCCTGGAGGGCGAAGGTAGAGGACGCCCAGGGGCGGACCCCTGCCCAGAGCCCACGCCTCACCTGGCTGGGCTCCCAGTCCGTTGCTGGTCCCGAATCCTGGGGGGACAGATGGAGGTGGGGCatgaaggggggaggggcagctcaGGGTTTGGGGGAGGCAGCTAGGGCAGGGCTCACCTGGCTTCTGGGGTTTCAGGCCTGCTGCAAAGCCTGGTGAAGGACAGAGAGCAGTGAGGGCCTGGGCCCCATCTCTGGGCACCCCCAGAATCTCCAGGCAGGCCTGCCCCTACCTGGTCCGTAGCCATTTTCAGCTGCAGAGCCTGAGGGGAGAAGCGGGGAGAAGGCTGGCTGTGGGGCGGGAGGAGGCCACCACCGGGTCGGTTGTTCCCCTCTATGCCTCTCCCTAGGGCCCCTCGGGCCCCCCAGACACTCCTCTCTCATGAAGCAGGCGGTGCCTCTCAGAGTCAGGTGTTGGGGGCGAGGACACAGACAGGCCTCTTCTCATCTGGCCGTTGGGGTTTCTGGCCCTTTCTAGGTCCGGGGAAGCAGAGGGCCCTCCAGACCTCACCCTTCTCACCTGACTGGGCTCCCAGCCCGTTCCCAAATCCTGGGggagagatggagatggaggtGACAGAGGAAGGGACTGCAGACTGGGGGGGACAGAGACTTGGGCAGGAGTGAGATGCACACCCGGGGTTTCGACACCTCCTCCAGAGCCTGGACAGAATGAGCCACAGGTGGGGGACCCAGAACCCCCATCTCGGAGCCTCCCCAGAACCCCAGCATCCTGACTCCAGTGTCTCCCGAGCCCTGGGTACCTGCTCCATAGCTGTTCTGAGCTGGGGGgcctgtgggggagggaggggtgagcTGGCGttaaggtgggggaggggctagCCTCGGGGCCTACAGAGCGGGTCCAACCCAGGGGTCCTTGAGCTCTTGCAGCCCCCTTAATCCCTCGCCAGGCCTGCACCTCAAAGGCCTGGAGGGCGAAGGGAGAGGacgcccaggggtggggggtgagccCCTGCCCAGAGCCCACATCTCACCTGGCTGGGCTCCCTGCCCGTTGCCATTCCCAAATCCTGGGGGGCAGGATGTGTGAGTTGGGGGGGAGGCTTAGCATCAGGGCGGTGGAGAAAGGCCAGCAGGGGCGGGGACAGGCTCACCTGGTGTCTGGGGTTTCACGTCTGCTCCAAAGTCTGGAGAGACAGCAAGCAGGTGAGGGCCCCAGGCCCTGTCTCTGGGCCCCCCCAGAATCTCCGGGCAGGCCTGCCCCTACCTGGTCCGTAGCCATTTTCAGTTGCAGAAcctgagggaaggagagggggctCTGGCTGGGGCCTCTCTGAGGCCCCAAAGTGTGGCCCTTTAGCTCCACGCCCACCACACCCCACACCACACCGAGCCGGGGCCTAGGGCCTAGACCTCCTCCTGGGGCCCAGCCTCCCTGAGGCCTGAATGCCACACCCAGCGCCTGGGTCTTGTCGCCACCACTCCCCATGCTAGCTCACCGGGAAGGCAGCCTCCTCATGGGCTCCTGCCACCTTGGCCCGGGCTGTCGTTCCCAGAGCTGCACTCTTTCTGGGCCTCTCGATGCCCTGGCTCAGGATTTTTCAGTGGGCCATGCCCAGTGGTCCCTCGCCCCTGTCTCCTCCCCAAAATGTGCCCTGTTGCGTTCACACTCCTCTCCTATCTGCCTCCCCCTGCTGGCCAGGCTCTGGAAGGGCCTGCCTCCAGCACCTGGCTGGCCTGGGCATGTTTGTTGAACGACTGTTTGTTGTGCGATCAGGTGGGAGAGCGGGTCTCACCTGGCTTCCCAGCTTTGGGTCCTCCAAGGCCTGCGGAAGAGAAGGGGACGGTCCAGCCAGGGCACCTGGACCCTCAGAGCTGGGTTCGGCCCCGCATCAGCACCCCTCCGTGCGCCGCCCCAGAGCCGGGCCTCACCTGGCTGGGCTCCGTTCTCGGTCCCGAACCCTGGGGAGACAGAGTGAGAGGCCTGAGGAGAGAGCTGGGACCCGAGAAGGGCACAGACACAGGGATGacggatggacagacagacagagcagAGCGTGCGCACCTGGCGCCTGGAGTCTTCCTCCGGCTCCAAAGCCTGCAGAGAGACAGCAGGTAAGGGACCCAGGAGCCCCCATCTCTGGGCCTCCCCCGCAAACTTGGCCCCACGCCCTCTACCTGGTCCAAGGCTATTCTGAGCTGTGACATCTGTTTGGAGGGTAACAGGGAAGGGGGATGGCACTGAAACGGGATGTGCCCCGGCCTCTCCTGGCCCTCTCGCATCCCTCCATGCAGCCTGGCCCGACTCGCCAAAGGGGCGGTGGTCCCTGTGGGGGCCTGTGAcgggggaagggctggggagacCCAGGCAGCTGAGAGACTGCACCCTCAGATCCAGCCTTCCTCTGGCTTCGGTCCTTTGGGCCCACCCAGAAGACTCCCTGGGGTCTTAACAGCTGCgcttctcctgcccccaccctggctgCCAGTCCTGGGAGTGCCATCCAGCTTCTCCCCAGGTTCTCCAACCCCCACCTGCTCTGGGAGCCAAGGGTTTCTCTCCTGCCAACAAGGCCTGTCGCTCTCTGCTTAAAATCCCAAAGTGTGTCCCACTACCAGGTTAAAGCCCTCCCCAGGCCTTGAGCCTCAGGCTATGCCCTCTGGCCTTCCACCTCTGGTGGACCCCTGCCAGTCCTGCCCACAGCCTGCAGTGGCACCCGTGGTTCCTGGCTGGTGGACTGGGCCTGGTTGGGGATGACCAGCACAGGCTCTGCAGTGCCCAGCCAAGTTCTGGCTTGGGGTAGGCACCGGGGAAAGTGGATGGAATGAAAGAGGCCCTCAGAGGCCCCCCCAGAGCGTGGCTGGCtggaccacccctccccccagcctgcgCGCGTGCAGCCACCCTCACCTGGCTGGGCCCCCAGGCCATCGCCAATGCTGGGTCCTGGGGAGGAAAGGCCGTCTGTGAGCAGTGGACTTGGGGTAGCGACAACGACAGGGATGGGCAGGGACAGTCAAGACAGatgggacagacagacagggtTTCAGGTGTCATGGCCCCTCCCAAGCCTGGGAGAGGCTGAGAACCAAGCCACAGGCAGGCagacccctcccagcccccatccTTCCCCAAGAGACCGATTTCCTGccctcttcccactccctccttcctggaAGCCAGCCTGGCCTGGCGGCCCTCACCTTGCTGGGCTCCAGCTCCTGGGAGGGCCCCAGCTCCCATCCCATTCCTGTTGCTGAAtcctgggcacagagcagggggcagtcaggggacaggggagggggggcgatggaggaggaggacagggacCTGGGACGAGAAAGGGCTCACCCGGCTTTGGAGGTTTCACACTCCCGGCAATTCCTGAGCAAGAGACAGGGACCAGGTGAAGGCGCCTGGAGCTCCTTTGAGCCCCAGACCCAAGCTCGCAGCCCCAGCGCTCACTGCCCCACCCCTCCTTGGCCCCAGGCCATTCTGAGCAGTGTGGCCAGTGGCCGGGCCAGCGTGGGGTCTGGGCTGTGCTGGCTGAGCTCACACCCCCTGTGGTGTCCTCACCCCACAACCTTTGGTTCCCCCCAGCAGTTCTCAGGGAGCACGCCCTGGGAAAGGCCTGGAATGTGCAAGACCCTCCCCGAGACCAGAGACCACAGCTCAAGCCAGAGGCAAGGCAGCGCAGCTGAATGAAGGGAGTGGTCCCTGAGAAGGCAGCacagtggcagggctggggacaTGGAGAGAGGGCCTCACTCCCTGCACGTGGCTTCCAGGGTTCCACGCCCCTCCCAGCCCTAGAGGTAGGTCAGTGACCCCACCAGCCTCTCCTCTAAGAATGTGACCCTGAGTCCTCGCTGCCcgcccctccctgcagcccctgcccctgcccccctcaCCTGGCAGTGCTCCTGCCCCAGGAAAGGCAACACCGAAACCATTTCTGCTCCCAAACCCTGGGGACACAGGTGGGGCTGGGATAGAAATGGGAGGGGACAGTGCCAAGATGCAGCCAGTGCCGGGCTCACCTGGCTTTGGAGGGTTCATgccccctcccaggcctgggttGACACTGAGAGCCTGagaccctgccctccccccagaaCACACCTTCCCCACCACCATTGCCACGGGTTCCGGGTTCCAGCCcgctcactccctccccttcctggacCACAGGGAGGAGCCAATGCCCTCACCTGGCTGGGCTCCCGGCTGGGCTCCCAGCTGCGGGAAGGTGGCAGCTCCCAGCCCATTTCCGTATCCTGGGGAGAGAGAGCCAGgaggaagctgggggtggggtggggctccaAGGACAGGTAGATGGCCGGTGGACAGAGGGGTGGTCGCAAAGCCGGTCTCACTTGGCCCCTGGGGTTTCAGCCCCCCTCCCAAACCTGGGGAGAGCCATGCACGAGACAGGGGCCATGCCTCTTCCTGGGGCACCAGAGCTGCGCTGAGCTAAAGGCTTGGGTGGGAGGTACTGGGGCTCCTagctgggctgggggtgaggcAGGGGCACCCTTGTTCTCTGCTCCCCAAACCAGACAACAGGAGCCCTTACCCAACGAGTGACCAGGTCTGCCCTGGGGGAGCCTGGGAGAAGACCCTCCCCCATGGGCACAGCCTTCCCTTTCCTCCCGCCTCACCTGGCTGGGCTGCAGCTCCTGGAAAGGCCCTGACTCCCAGCCCAATGCCAGGCCTAAACCCTGGGGAGACAGGGCAGAGGCTCAGGGCGGGGTGatggagagatgggggaggggaggggcacagagctggggaggcaggtggggagaGCTCACCTGGCCTCTGGGGCTTCACACTCCCTCCAAGGCCTGCGAAGGAGAAGGGGGTCAGGTGCAGGTCTCAGGAGACCCCTTCCAGGGGCCCCCAGAATCCCGGCCCCACCTCTACCTGTGCTGTAGCCATTTTGGGCTGGAGGGCCTGGGGGGAGagtaggtttggggtgggggtgcaggacTCCACCAGAAATGGCAAACGTGAAGGCTCCCTCTCTGTCTCCGTCCCCAGATTCATTCACCAACCCTGCCCCTACTTTGGaggcctgggggggagggggaggagcaatGCCCAGACCCCCCCCTCACCGGGCTGGGAGCCCAGCCAGCACCCATTCCTGAACCCTGAGGTGAGGGTGCATGAGAAAAGATGGGGAGACAGAGAGCTAGGGTCCACCTGCTGAGGTTtaacctcctcctggaagcctggGGGGACCCAGTGATCAGGTGAGAGACACAGGACACCTCCACCCCACAGCCCTTCTGAGCCGAGGGGCCCTCTGCGAACTCCACTTGGGTCCtgggcacccccgcccccgccttccCCCCTTCTGCCCCCAGGTGCTCTGCTGGAAGTGAGCTGAGCTtggtgggcagggtggggaatAAGCAGGGATGGCAAAGGGCTGTATCCCCAGGCGGGACACATGGGTGGGCTGGGCTCCTGGGGACAGGGGTGTGCAGAAGGGAAGGGACGAGGCCTGCAGGAAGGGCCCCTTACCTGCTCCTAGACCACTGGGGGGGCCGTAGCCTGTGGGGGAAATGGGAAGTTGAACAAAGTTGAAcatggggggcaggaggggccaggagctggggtgcCCGGCTCCCATTCTGAGGACACAGCTGCCCCGCCTGCGCACCCCTCAGCCCACTTTACCTGATCGGTAGCCAATGGAGCCTCCTAAACCTGTGGGGTCAGGAAGGGGGGGCACTTATCCAGCGGCAGCACCAGTCTGGAtgctcccctccctgggcctcagcttttcttgggcagggcagggccgggCGAGCAGGCTGGTGGCAGGGGCTGCAGAAGCCGAAGCAACCCTGGTGTGGAGGGTGGTGTCTGGGCTGTTCCCCTGGGGGTGGCTCCCCCTGCACCCCATTCCGGGGGCGGATGCACCCCTCGCCTCCATTCTTACTTCCGCTTTGCAGGGTCTTTGAAGCTCTCCCTTCCTGGAAAGTGCTGGGGCAGCTTAGGTGTCAGGTCTCCGCTTCCCCCAGGGAAGACCCTCTGGGACACCCAGTCCCAGCGGGCCTCCTCGCGTTGCTGTCCCACCCCAGGTCTTGCCCATCTCACTGCCAGTGATGTCCTTCGCCTTTCCTGTCACAACCTGCCCCCCATTCGAGGCCAGGCTCCAGGCCCCTTCCTACATCCAGAGTTGTGATTCTGCCCCAGCTCTGTTCCAGGGCGCAGGGTGTCTGCACGCCTCACACTTGAGCTGACCGTGAACAAGCGGGCCTGCCAGGAAGACCTGCGTTCTCCTGGGCCCCTCATGTGGATCGCAGAGCAGGGAACATGGGGGGGCCCACCCCCAGAGGTCTCCCAGACCCCTGTGAAGGAGAGACCAGGCCCTCCTTGACTACTGAGCCGGGAGATTCTACTCACCCTTCCCTAGGCCGGCAGATGGTGGAGGCAGCCCTAGGGATGGTAGGGGGTGCTGACTCAGGGCAGAGGCCGGACCCAGGCATCTAAACCCCAGCCTCCCCCAAACCCTGCCCGGCCCAGACCTCACAGACCCTCCCCTCCCTGTCTCCGGAGCCCCAGCACCTGGCCCAACCTCAGCTGCCCAGACCCGCCAGCAGCCCTGCCGCCGGCTCTCACCCCCTTGCAGGCTTTCAGAAGTCAGGCAGAGCAGAAAAAGGGCCACGGGGAAGGACCTGGTGCCCATGATGCTGGCAGGGTGGGAGGGTATGCACCCTTTGGGCTTTTAAACACTCCTGGTGGGTGGGGGCCCTcatccagccccctgccccctgctgtGAGTCGCAGAGGCTCGGCTGCAGACCCCAGGGGGCCAGCCCCTACCTCCCTCCTCGGGAGGAGTCCAGCCCCTGGCCTCTTCCCTGTCCCACCCCTCATCCATCATGGGTGCTGACAGCTGGGACAGGCCCCCACCTAGCCCCCCAAGGCTCCTCCACCCCTGTCAGGGACCGAGGCCCTGGCGCCAGGCCTGGAGGGCTCAGCTGCTCCCCCCGGCAGCTGGTGAGGGGCAGGGGGCACCCCAGGCCTAGCCTAAACACAGCTGGGTAGGGGGAGCCAGGCCCAGAAATGTGGGCGTAGCTGGCAGGGGCGACTATGAGTTACTGTGTTACTGGAAGGAGGCAGAATGTTACAGAGGCAAGTGGCAAGGGAACAGTGTAGCGGACAGTATCACTGTGTCCCACGGGGGTGGGGCCCCCAGAGGAGACATGAGACAGGTGACAATGACGCTGACCCCAGAGAGCACAGGGACCACACCATAGGCCCTTTGCAGGGCTCGCAGGTGCAGGCCTGAGCCTCCCTCCGTGAGGGATGGTGACACACAGGGATGGGTCACCGCTGCTCAGCCTGTCCGAGAGTCCACGCCGTTTCCTGAAGGCTCAGCCGGGGCCCTCCTGCTGCCCAAGGGCCTCCCAGCTGCATCTCCATCTCCTGCTCTGCCCCAGCTGCACTGACTCTACCCTTAGGGGACAGAATTGGGGGGGCACTGGTCAGGGTGTAGAGGGGGAAAGATTGCAAGAGGGTGCCCGGGGCTTGGTGGCCTCTCCACTCCTCAGCGTGGGCAGATGAGCTCGGGACTGGGCCCGGCGCAGGGGGCTTGGTGAGAGGCCGAGTACTGGGGGCCAGGAGAGGTAGGCCTGGGAAACCCCGGGATGGGGGCGGGTCCGGGCCCCAGCCCTCAGCTCCTCCTGTGAGTCTGTGGACCACACTGGGCTGGCTGGGGACAGCAGTGACTCAGGACGCCTGGAACCTAGTCCAGAAGGCCCCATACCCGGCCAGCCCCTCCCAGTACCTCTGGCTGAGGAGTTGGGCCTGCTGCACAGGCAGCATGGCGGGGTGCAGAGGGGCGAGAGTGGGGAGAGCGCAACAGCAGGGAGGGGGGCTTTCCAGGAGAGGCCTCTGAGCCCCCACACCTAGAAGGGCCTAGTGGGCCACCAGTGGGCTGCAGGGGTTTTACTGGGTCCCCCTCACTCGGCGTGTCCCCTGCACTCACCCActgccctgctcccctcccacccACACACTGCACCCTTCTGCTCTCCCCCCACACACAAGGGCCTGCACCCAGAGCCCACACCCACACGCGATACGATGACGCCCCTGGCAcctgcctccccccacacccaccttTGCACAAAGCCCCTCTGTTGGTGCTGGGTCCCCTCAGCCCGGGGCTCTGGGACAGCACCCCACGAGCCCACCTCCTGCCCATGGCTGGAGGCTGGACTTTTCCTGGCTGCTGGGCGGGGCTCAGAGGTGGCGCCTGACCGCTGCCACTCATGAGAGCCCAGGGTCAGCAGGGATGGTCCAGCCAGGCCACCTGCTCCACCCCAAGGTGACAGGCACTGGCTCCTTTGCCTCCTCATGGAGGCAGCTGAGTGGCCTGGGCTCTGGATTCAGACTGGGTTCAAATACCAGCTCTCCGgctggggagcaggaaggagtCCCACTTCCCTGAGCATGTTCGCTCTCCTCTAAAATGGGGGAACTGCTTCTCACCCCATTTACAGATGGGgcaactgaggcagagagaagggacTTGGCCTAGATTGGACAACTAAGCAACGGGGCTGGATTTGAAGCCAAGTGGTCCTCGGACCTGAGCCCACAGCCCTCACTCTCCACTCATCCACACGCTCCAGGCAGCATCAGACCCCAGATGCCCAGACACATTGCCCTCTGCCCCACACCAGTCTGGGCCCAACGTGTCTACATCAGCCCTGGCAGAGCTGAGGACCCCCTGTACAGACCCAGACTcacagtttctctctttctctctctctctctctcacacacacacacacacacacacacacacacacggctcaCCCTGCAGGAAATGGCAGGCGGGGAGGCCAGGAGGGGCCACGCAGGAGGTACGGGCCTGGCGCCTGCTCGGCCAGTGCCAGAGGGAAAGCCAGTGCCCACCGCCactgccaggctgcctgggtgctGGCAGGGGCCTGTGGAAAATGCCAACCAGCCTGGGGCCTTGGGCCAGCTGACGCCACTCAGGACCAGGGCTTGGCCGGCCCCTCAGCTCAcctgcagccctgccctggcAGGGCAGCCTGAGAGCACAAGGACCGCTTAGGGGTCCAGAGAGACTTTGCTCCCAGGTGTGAGGGAACACAGCCCAGCCTCTGAATAGAGGAGCAACTCCCAGAGATGGGAGTCCAGCGCAAGGCGACAGCTGGGGTCTCGGAAGTGCAAGATGAAGGCAGGCCTGAGAAGAGCATGTCCTAAAATGGCACAGCCTGTGTCAACAGGCTCCCCACCAGTTGCTCACAGCGGCATCACCTGCCGGGGTGGGTGTGCGGGGAGGCCAGTTGAAGGGGAGGCCGGGCGCCTGCAGGCCAGACAGCTTATGCACACACAGCTGGGCTAAAGGCCCCTCAAGTCGCCCCCACAGCTCTCCATCCAGCAGTTCTGCAGCCCTGATTCCTGCATTGGACACCTCGGTCACCCCCAGGCATTTGCACTGTGCAAAGCCGACTTCCATTAACTCCCTCTCCCTacctatcagattttttttttaaaaagaaacttatgCCAGAATCTTTATGAACTATAGCAGGCCTAAGACAGAAACGTGCAATATAGCAAACACCTATAAGGCATCTCCTATTGTTGGCACAGAGGTCAAGAAACAGAACGTGATCGGCTCCTCAAAGGTCCATTGCCATCTCCTCCTGCCTATTAGGTAGCCATGGCTGTCTTTCCCCTGCCTGTCAGAAGTCATGACATTCCAACCTGGTGGCCCCATCCCTGGAGGAACTCCCCAGTGAGTGGTAACAGTCCTTTGGTGAGTTTCCGCGGGCCCATGGTGCTGTTTCCGCGACAGGTCACAAGGGGGCTCGTGGCCCCAGCTGGCTCTCACCTGGACGTGTGAGCTGGACCCTGGGGACTCCCGTGCTTATACAGGGTTGGGGGGGCTTCCTCCCAGACAGACCCCCAGCCAACGGCTTCGGCCTCAGACCTTGTGACCTCCAGGTGGGAGCAGGGGTCCCGGCTCCAAGGCTCCCCCCGGGGGCCTCTTTTTGCCCCAGGCAGCTGCTCTGGAAACTGGAAAACATTATACACGCAAGGGAGTGttattatcattaaataatgaataattcCTACTGTGTGCTCTTTTTATTCTAGCCCTTCGACAAAGTGAAGTGTCCATTGAAGGCACgttcttgaatttaaaaaaaaatatatttttaaagtctttgtgaATCGGGCTTTCAAGAATGGGCTGTTGGAAGAGGACCTGAGTCCAGGACTCccagaggtggggctggcagAGGACTTCGGCAGCTGGAGAGGGGCCTGCCGGCTACTCCCTGAGCCTCCTGGGGACAATCCTGGGGTCCTTAACAAGGATTCAGCCTGAGAGAGAGGGGCTGTGGCTGCCAGATATGCTAATGCAAAGGAAGGGCACATGGAGGGGCCTGTGGCCCCCAGGGAAGCTCTGGGTCTTGGACCTAACCCAGGCTGCCAGGCCCTCCACTGCTGGGTCCATGCAGTGGAGAATGTTTaccaaaggttttttgtttttgttttttgtctttttgagggccgcacctgcagcatatggaggttcccaagcgaggggtctaatcagagctgttgctgccagcctacgccagatctgagccgcgtctgtgacctacaccacagctcatggcaacgccagatcctcaacccactgatcgaggccagggatcaaacccgcaacctcatagttcctagtcagattcgtttctgctgcgccacgatgggaactcctcaccagaGGTTTAAAGCACCACAGTGAGCTGGGAGCCCAGCCATCCCAGGACCTTTCAGAGACTCGGGGGAGAGGTGATCAACAAATAAACGGAtaaatggagtttccatcatggagcagcggaaacgaatccaactagtatccatggatttgggttcgatccctggccttgctcagtgggtcggggatccggcgcactgccgtgaactgtggtgtacgtggcagccacggctcagatcctgcctggctgtggtggaggccagcagctgcccctcctagctgatccctagcctgggaacttccatgtgctgcaggcgcggccctaaaaaacaaagcaaaacaaaacaaaagctgatAAGAGGATAGAATTCCAGAGAGAGATAAATGCAATGTGAGAGTAAAGCAGGAAAGGCAATGTGATGAAATGGGGAGCTTTCTAGGGAGGGTGGCCTGACCCCCCCTTGATCCTGTTATGTGGATAAAAAGGTTCTCTCTGGTGAAGGAAGAAGCTGTTAGGAATTAGCGTTTGCTCTGGCAGGCCCCTTGCTAAGAACTTTAAGCGGATCATCCCACTTGAACCTCCAGCTCCCTGAGGTAAGCGTCATCAGCTCCATTTTTACCGGAGAGGAGGTTAATCCGAAGCTCGGAAAGGCCCGGTGCATCCCCAAGGTCGTTCGGCCAGGAAGGAGCTGAGGGGAGTTTGCGCTGAGCTTACGTCTCAAATCCAAAGAATGCGAAAAGGCCCCCTCAGAGGTGGCCGAGACCTGGAAACCGGGAGGCTTCCTGCAGAGGCAGAATTTTCTAGTTCACCAAGCTGAGCGTTCCGCGGGTGGGGGGATGTCAGGGGGACAACCCCTCACCGCATCCCCAGAGCCATGCACTGCAGGCGTGAGGAGGGAGCGGCGAGCCCAGGGGACTCCACCTGCAAGAGCCCCGGAGGCCGCGGGGACTTCCTGTCAGGCCCCTAGTGACCGCCTCTTGGGGCTACACCTCCCTCCCGGGCGAAAGGCAGTGACCCTTCCTTTTATAGAGGCGAAAACTAAGGCAGACCAGCGAGGGCCGTGGGTGCCGGGACTGGGGTGTGGAGCTCTGTCGGTGTCCGAAGGTCCCTCGGTGTCCTGGGAACCAGGCGGGAGGGCCCCAGGAGCAGGTTCCGATT
It encodes the following:
- the LOC100737121 gene encoding fibroin heavy chain-like isoform X16; this encodes MGTRSFPVALFLLCLTSESLQGGESRRQGCWRVWAAEVGPGAGAPETGRGGSVRSGPGRVWGRLGFRCLGPASALSQHPLPSLGLPPPSAGLGKGLGGSIGYRSGYGPPSGLGAGLGGSVKPQRPGFRPGIGLGVRAFPGAAAQPGYGNGLGAATFPQLGAQPGAQPAPPVSPGFGSRNGFGVAFPGAGALPGIAGSVKPPKPGFSNRNGMGAGALPGAGAQQGPSIGDGLGAQPGFGAGGRLQAPGFGTENGAQPGLGGPKAGKPGSATENGYGPDFGADVKPQTPGFGNGNGQGAQPGPPAQNSYGAGFGNGLGAQSGSAAENGYGPGFAAGLKPQKPGFGTSNGLGAQPGLGGGLKPQKPGPCSGRVPPLLLARPPTPGVPSEKEGGWGLKSQPPPPVQDGNFPVPSPAIQWGPKPPKAGYQPALGYRPGVELGFSGGFKPQKVGFPGADGFRNGFRGEEALVHPEVAAPAPEGNGVSQASSAPSGQARALRGSPWPSLHSWGAALKARYGAGNALPEVQSQPGRCPLGKC
- the LOC100737121 gene encoding formin-2-like isoform X11, which gives rise to MGTRSFPVALFLLCLTSESLQGGESRRQGCWRVWAAEVGPGAGAPETGRGGSVRSGPGRVWGRLGFRCLGPASALSQHPLPSLGLPPPSAGLGKGLGGSIGYRSGYGPPSGLGAGLGGSVKPQRPGFRPGIGLGVRAFPGAAAQPGYGNGLGAATFPQLGAQPGAQPAPPVSPGFGSRNGFGVAFPGAGALPGIAGSVKPPKPGFSNRNGMGAGALPGAGAQQGPSIGDGLGAQPGFGAGGRLQAPGFGTENGAQPGLGGPKAGKPGSATENGYGPDFGADVKPQTPGSAAENGYGPGFAAGLKPQKPGFGTSNGLGAQPGLGGGLKPQKPGPCSGRVPPLLLARPPTPGVPSEKEGGWGLKSQPPPPVQDGNFPVPSPAIQWGPKPPKADRESSFLLREPKVQTGPARSWGESGSSPGICIFLTGYQPALGYRPGVELGFSGGFKPQKVGFGYRNGALGAGLFLEARPQPGFPGADGFRNGFRGEEALVHPEVAAPAPEGNGVSQASSAPSGQARALRGSPWPSLHSWGAALKARYGAGNALPEVQSQPGRCPLGKC
- the LOC100737121 gene encoding elastin-like isoform X8, producing the protein MGTRSFPVALFLLCLTSESLQGGESRRQGCWRVWAAEVGPGAGAPETGRGGSVRSGPGRVWGRLGFRCLGPASALSQHPLPSLGLPPPSAGLGKGLGGSIGYRSGYGPPSGLGAGLGGSVKPQRPGFRPGIGLGVRAFPGAAAQPGYGNGLGAATFPQLGAQPGAQPAPPVSPGFGSRNGFGVAFPGAGALPGIAGSVKPPKPGFSNRNGMGAGALPGAGAQQGPSIGDGLGAQPGFGAGGRLQAPGFGTENGAQPGLGGPKAGKPGSATENGYGPDFGADVKPQTPGFGNGLGAQSGSAAENGYGPGFAAGLKPQKPGFGTSNGLGAQPGLGGGLKPQKPGPCSGRVPPLLLARPPTPGVPSEKEGGWGLKSQPPPPVQDGNFPVPSPAIQWGPKPPKADRESSFLLREPKVQTGPARSWGESGSSPGICIFLTGYQPALGYRPGVELGFSGGFKPQKVGFGYRNGALGAGLFLEARPQPGFPGADGFRNGFRGEEALVHPEVAAPAPEGNGVSQASSAPSGQARALRGSPWPSLHSWGAALKARYGAGNALPEVQSQPGRCPLGKC